One genomic region from Methanonatronarchaeum thermophilum encodes:
- the pyk gene encoding pyruvate kinase, with product MVLIGLIKTKIVVTLGPSTDSRDKIELLGNEGVDCFRVNTAYGSIDSYSSICRDIKELTDVPIMFDLKGPEIRLHTDGAKEIAVGDIFEVGFNPESDFYFNHDFGNQISVGDRLFIDNGELETSIKEIYEDKLVLEIKDEGYIYSGKGVNLPSVNVDTPTFTERDLKLIELGLKLDVDYYALSFVRNRSDIEKLRSRLDDSSGVIGKIENQKGLENFSEILKSVDCVMVARGDLGIEVSLEKVPLAQKKLIEKCNRQGIPVITATEVLESMIEKPSPTRAEVSDAANAILDGTDSIMLSGETSIGRYPIESIEMLKRIATEVEPAINKDIDKVGSKKISESISKAVNRLCQDMDIDKVVALTKTGYTSRMISRFRIKQPIITVTPNPKVERQLKIVYGLETIQKNYANQKNQVLFVAKELLKQNYINEKDTILFTSTSKRPIDKEGDNIIEIHKIKDLDVEI from the coding sequence TTGGTTTTGATTGGTTTGATTAAGACTAAAATTGTTGTTACATTGGGCCCTTCGACGGATAGTAGGGATAAGATAGAGTTGTTAGGTAATGAGGGGGTTGATTGTTTTAGAGTGAACACTGCTTATGGTTCTATAGATAGTTATTCCTCTATTTGTAGAGATATTAAAGAGCTTACCGATGTTCCAATTATGTTTGATTTAAAAGGACCAGAAATTCGTTTACATACGGATGGGGCTAAGGAAATTGCTGTTGGCGATATTTTTGAAGTAGGTTTTAACCCAGAAAGTGATTTTTATTTCAACCATGATTTTGGTAACCAAATCTCTGTAGGGGATCGGTTGTTTATCGATAATGGAGAGTTAGAAACATCTATAAAAGAGATCTATGAGGATAAACTTGTTTTAGAAATTAAGGATGAGGGGTACATCTATAGCGGGAAAGGGGTTAATCTACCGAGTGTTAACGTAGATACACCCACTTTTACAGAACGAGACCTTAAGTTGATTGAATTAGGTTTAAAGCTGGATGTAGATTACTATGCACTCTCGTTCGTGAGGAACCGAAGCGATATAGAGAAACTAAGGTCTAGGTTGGATGATAGCTCAGGAGTTATTGGTAAAATTGAAAACCAAAAAGGATTGGAAAACTTTAGTGAGATCTTGAAATCTGTTGATTGTGTTATGGTTGCAAGAGGTGATTTAGGCATAGAGGTATCTCTAGAAAAAGTTCCATTAGCTCAAAAAAAATTGATAGAAAAATGCAATAGACAGGGTATACCGGTTATAACTGCAACAGAAGTATTGGAATCGATGATTGAAAAACCCAGTCCAACAAGAGCAGAAGTAAGTGATGCAGCAAACGCAATACTTGATGGAACCGATTCAATAATGCTTTCAGGCGAAACCTCGATAGGTAGATATCCAATAGAATCAATAGAAATGCTGAAAAGAATCGCAACGGAGGTCGAACCTGCAATAAATAAAGATATAGATAAAGTAGGCTCTAAAAAAATATCAGAATCAATCAGCAAAGCTGTAAATCGTTTATGTCAAGACATGGATATAGATAAAGTCGTTGCTTTAACTAAAACCGGATATACATCTCGTATGATATCACGTTTTAGAATAAAACAACCAATAATAACCGTAACACCAAACCCCAAGGTAGAAAGACAACTAAAAATAGTCTATGGATTAGAAACGATACAAAAAAACTATGCAAACCAAAAAAACCAGGTATTATTCGTGGCAAAAGAACTTTTAAAACAAAACTACATCAACGAAAAAGACACCATCCTATTCACATCCACATCCAAAAGACCCATAGATAAAGAAGGAGACAACATAATAGAGATACACAAAATAAAAGATCTTGATGTAGAAATATAA
- the tatC gene encoding twin-arginine translocase subunit TatC, translated as MSKGYQQTLEEIDEVLKGVRSNLLKILIVAAVASSVGYLLTYPALSIIEAQMLSMVENNVEVIYIGPLELVVLQIKLGFLFGLVVTLPLILYYIYQAIDERIERINVGLNFTKKEVFTLAILSVVLFSVGAAYAWFLMAPLTFEALVLMTEMVDPDMRITYTISKFIELVALLVIGFGLTFQMPIFLNLLIRSGLMSYESIKAKRKIIYVIILVLSAFITGPTIITQFMVALPLFAFFEISLIAAKWAEKRRTSRAVAID; from the coding sequence TTGTCTAAGGGTTATCAACAGACGTTGGAAGAAATAGATGAAGTTCTTAAAGGTGTTAGATCCAACCTATTAAAGATATTAATAGTTGCAGCTGTAGCTTCATCAGTAGGATATCTACTTACATATCCCGCCCTATCGATAATTGAAGCACAAATGCTCTCAATGGTTGAAAACAACGTTGAAGTCATATATATCGGGCCTCTGGAGCTAGTGGTGCTACAGATAAAACTAGGTTTTTTATTCGGTTTAGTTGTAACACTACCATTAATCCTATACTATATATACCAAGCAATTGACGAAAGAATCGAAAGAATCAATGTAGGGTTAAACTTCACTAAAAAAGAAGTATTCACTCTTGCAATCTTATCTGTAGTACTTTTTTCGGTAGGCGCTGCATACGCTTGGTTCTTGATGGCTCCATTAACGTTTGAAGCACTTGTTTTAATGACGGAGATGGTTGACCCAGACATGCGGATAACATATACAATAAGCAAGTTTATTGAGCTGGTTGCTTTACTCGTAATCGGATTCGGATTAACATTCCAAATGCCAATATTCCTAAACCTATTGATACGATCCGGATTAATGAGTTACGAATCAATAAAAGCCAAAAGAAAAATCATATATGTTATAATATTGGTCTTATCAGCCTTTATCACAGGCCCAACGATAATAACCCAATTTATGGTTGCACTACCACTGTTCGCCTTCTTCGAAATAAGCTTAATAGCAGCAAAATGGGCTGAAAAAAGAAGAACATCCAGAGCTGTAGCAATAGATTAA
- a CDS encoding multiprotein bridging factor aMBF1 has product MQCEICGKDAETTVKVRVEGSEMQVCLNCKSLGQEIQKKPSKEKTQKITVKKKTSQKRKSVYDEMDQIIPDYGEAIKNARENKGLTQDELADKINEKSSVISKLENEKKLPEEKVIKKLESFLEIKLRE; this is encoded by the coding sequence ATGCAGTGTGAAATATGTGGTAAAGATGCCGAAACTACCGTGAAAGTGCGTGTCGAAGGATCCGAAATGCAAGTATGCCTTAACTGTAAAAGTCTAGGCCAAGAAATACAGAAAAAACCCAGTAAAGAAAAAACCCAGAAAATAACAGTTAAAAAGAAAACTTCCCAAAAAAGAAAAAGCGTATACGACGAAATGGATCAAATAATACCTGACTATGGAGAGGCAATCAAAAACGCAAGAGAAAACAAAGGCCTAACCCAAGACGAACTCGCAGACAAAATAAACGAAAAAAGCTCAGTCATAAGTAAACTAGAAAACGAAAAAAAACTACCAGAAGAAAAAGTTATCAAAAAACTCGAAAGCTTCCTTGAAATAAAACTAAGAGAATAA
- a CDS encoding proteasome-activating nucleotidase codes for MDKFHRYLLDRVQQLENKYDDLKNEKEDVESRMKDEEDKKIKFKREVRKLKSELERMKKPPLVVGTILDVLNDGKIVVKSTTGPKFVVDGSNIIDDSDIQPGTRVSLNQQSLGVVERLPSSKDPSVYGMEVITSPDIAYSDVGGLKEQLMELKETVELPLTCPDKFKKVGVEPPKGVLLYGPPGTGKTMMAKAVAQKTDANFIKVVGSELVQKYIGEGARLVREVFKLAEEKSPSIIFIDELDAIGAKRQQSSTSGDREVQRTLMQLLSEMDGFDKRGETKIIAATNRPDILDPAILRPGRFDRLIEVPLPELEARKQIFKIHTRNMNLADDVKTEELAKLTDGSSGADIKAVTTEAGMLAVREDREQIQMKDFVKAIDKVKGSAPRDEISGSTEGLMFA; via the coding sequence ATGGACAAATTCCATAGATATCTGCTTGACCGAGTTCAACAACTAGAAAATAAATATGATGATCTGAAGAACGAGAAAGAAGATGTAGAAAGTCGGATGAAGGATGAGGAAGATAAGAAGATTAAGTTTAAAAGAGAGGTTAGGAAGCTTAAAAGCGAGCTTGAACGCATGAAAAAACCACCTCTAGTGGTGGGGACAATATTAGACGTTCTAAACGACGGTAAGATTGTTGTTAAAAGCACTACTGGTCCTAAGTTTGTTGTTGATGGCTCTAACATCATTGATGACAGTGATATACAGCCTGGAACCCGAGTTTCATTAAACCAACAGTCTTTAGGGGTTGTCGAAAGACTACCTTCCTCCAAAGACCCCAGTGTCTACGGTATGGAAGTAATAACCTCCCCAGACATAGCCTACTCGGATGTAGGCGGTCTTAAAGAACAGTTGATGGAACTAAAAGAAACGGTTGAACTACCATTGACCTGTCCTGATAAATTCAAGAAAGTCGGTGTAGAACCACCCAAAGGAGTATTATTGTATGGACCACCTGGCACCGGTAAGACAATGATGGCTAAAGCAGTAGCCCAAAAAACCGATGCAAACTTTATAAAAGTTGTAGGTAGTGAGTTGGTTCAAAAATACATTGGAGAAGGTGCAAGGCTTGTTAGAGAGGTCTTCAAACTAGCTGAAGAAAAAAGTCCAAGCATAATATTCATCGATGAATTAGATGCAATAGGTGCTAAAAGACAACAATCCTCAACCTCCGGAGATAGAGAAGTGCAGAGAACATTAATGCAGTTACTATCCGAGATGGATGGCTTCGATAAACGTGGGGAAACAAAAATAATTGCAGCAACAAACAGACCCGACATCCTTGACCCCGCTATACTACGGCCTGGACGTTTCGATAGGTTAATCGAAGTACCACTACCTGAATTAGAGGCAAGAAAACAGATATTCAAGATTCACACACGCAACATGAATCTAGCTGATGACGTAAAAACAGAAGAACTTGCTAAATTAACAGATGGAAGTTCAGGAGCAGACATAAAAGCAGTAACAACCGAAGCAGGTATGTTAGCCGTAAGAGAAGACCGAGAACAAATACAAATGAAAGACTTCGTTAAAGCAATTGATAAAGTAAAAGGAAGTGCTCCAAGAGACGAGATAAGTGGGTCAACAGAAGGACTTATGTTTGCCTAA
- a CDS encoding ATP-grasp domain-containing protein — protein MSVLIVGGGLQGFELCYLANKSNRNSMIVDRKANPIARSISDGFFQIDITDQFTKFREFARDFEYIVPATENQETLKLLQKKDSELKPEILFDFNSFFMMSNKKQMYNELEPFVDIPPKQTESEPPWICKPTYGSGSQGVRKVNKKQQVETIGTDYLVQKYIEGKHYSTEAISRDGETFEYVTTVLEFDESYGCCRIICTPKISTEILKEQSEIIKKITNNLNINYLFDIQTVRNNKTYLIEVNTRFPSQTPIAVYWATGINLLEEMIKPDKGFETYSKKIEVDPVVFEHFKIDDEVTNIGEIQLINSQNYRKYSFDHCEELYLGELPDGSTVGTVIFKSKSMEELEQKRSSFYSEIRKEIN, from the coding sequence ATGTCTGTTTTGATTGTTGGAGGGGGTTTACAGGGCTTTGAACTTTGTTACCTCGCAAATAAATCTAATAGGAATTCAATGATTGTTGATCGGAAGGCCAATCCAATAGCTCGATCAATTTCGGATGGATTTTTTCAAATTGATATAACTGATCAATTCACAAAGTTCAGGGAATTTGCAAGGGATTTTGAGTATATTGTACCGGCTACAGAGAATCAAGAAACATTAAAACTGTTGCAAAAAAAAGATAGTGAACTTAAACCAGAGATACTATTCGACTTTAACTCTTTCTTCATGATGTCCAATAAAAAACAGATGTACAATGAGTTGGAACCTTTTGTAGATATTCCTCCAAAGCAAACTGAATCGGAGCCTCCTTGGATATGTAAGCCAACATATGGTAGTGGTAGTCAAGGTGTAAGGAAAGTAAATAAGAAACAGCAGGTTGAAACCATTGGAACTGACTACCTTGTTCAAAAATATATTGAGGGAAAACATTACTCTACAGAAGCAATATCTCGAGATGGAGAGACATTTGAATACGTAACAACCGTCCTAGAGTTTGATGAGAGTTACGGGTGTTGTAGAATTATTTGCACTCCAAAGATCTCCACCGAGATATTAAAAGAACAAAGTGAAATAATCAAAAAGATAACTAATAACCTAAATATAAACTATTTATTTGATATACAGACAGTTAGAAACAATAAAACATATCTAATAGAGGTAAACACAAGATTTCCAAGCCAAACACCGATAGCTGTATATTGGGCGACCGGTATCAACCTACTAGAAGAGATGATAAAACCAGATAAAGGCTTTGAAACCTACTCAAAGAAAATTGAGGTAGATCCAGTGGTTTTTGAGCACTTTAAAATCGATGATGAGGTTACAAATATTGGGGAGATACAACTCATAAATTCTCAGAACTATAGAAAATACAGTTTCGACCATTGTGAAGAATTATATCTCGGTGAACTGCCTGACGGTTCAACTGTTGGAACGGTGATATTTAAATCAAAATCTATGGAAGAACTGGAGCAAAAAAGAAGTAGTTTCTATAGTGAAATAAGAAAAGAAATAAACTGA